Proteins encoded within one genomic window of Bacteroides sedimenti:
- the ftsA gene encoding cell division protein FtsA, which translates to MAVTDFIVAIELGSSKITGIAGRKDSDGIIHVLAYAKEESSSFIRKGVIYNIDKTAQSLTSIINKLEGELNNSISKVYVGVGGQSIRTMKNIVTRHFASEEIISQELVDSIIDENMQVPMIDTDILDVIPQEYKIGVNLQADPVGVLGNNIEGRFLNVVARSSIKKNLQRCFELAKIEVADYFISPLAAAEVILTDTEKRTGCALVDFGADTTTVAVYKNNILRYLSVLPLGGNNITRDICTLQIEEQEAEDLKIRYGNATLEHSDEESDRSYQLEDGRRSVENKMLNEIIEARVDEIIANVWNQIELSSYQGELMSGIIITGGGSNLKNIDEAIKNRTKINNVKIAKFIRTGIRAEGPDLLKKDGTQNTLIGLLNAGKENCCLVEVAKPVEPPVSKNIISEQVLPFNEPEDEFDYEDSAASEEERIRREEERRRREEAEKERKKAEKEEKERIKREKAAAKKAKPSKFKSIFEKLTTDMFSDTDEER; encoded by the coding sequence ATGGCAGTAACAGATTTTATCGTAGCTATAGAGCTGGGGTCATCCAAGATTACCGGTATAGCAGGGAGAAAAGATAGTGACGGAATTATTCATGTCCTTGCCTATGCCAAGGAGGAATCATCCTCATTTATCAGAAAGGGAGTAATCTATAACATAGATAAAACAGCTCAAAGCCTAACCTCTATCATCAATAAGCTAGAGGGAGAACTGAACAATTCTATATCAAAAGTATATGTAGGTGTTGGCGGACAATCAATCCGCACAATGAAAAATATAGTAACCCGGCACTTTGCCAGCGAAGAGATTATCTCGCAGGAGTTAGTCGATTCCATTATCGACGAAAATATGCAGGTGCCAATGATAGATACAGATATCCTTGATGTCATTCCGCAGGAATACAAAATAGGTGTCAACCTACAGGCCGATCCGGTAGGTGTTCTGGGTAACAATATCGAAGGACGCTTCCTGAATGTGGTTGCTCGCTCTTCCATTAAAAAAAATCTGCAAAGGTGTTTTGAGCTGGCAAAGATTGAGGTTGCCGATTATTTTATCTCACCTTTGGCCGCAGCTGAGGTTATTCTTACCGACACAGAAAAAAGGACTGGATGTGCATTGGTAGACTTTGGCGCCGATACAACCACCGTAGCCGTATATAAAAACAACATCCTCCGTTACCTTTCTGTACTGCCACTGGGAGGTAATAACATCACCCGAGATATCTGCACTCTTCAAATTGAAGAACAGGAAGCTGAAGATCTAAAAATAAGATATGGCAATGCAACCCTTGAGCATTCCGACGAAGAGTCTGACAGAAGCTATCAGTTGGAAGATGGGAGACGCTCGGTGGAAAATAAAATGCTTAACGAAATCATCGAAGCACGAGTGGATGAAATTATTGCTAATGTATGGAATCAGATTGAACTTTCCAGCTATCAGGGAGAACTGATGTCGGGAATCATAATAACCGGGGGTGGATCTAATTTGAAAAACATCGATGAAGCCATTAAAAACCGTACAAAGATCAACAATGTCAAAATAGCAAAGTTTATCCGTACCGGCATCCGGGCCGAAGGTCCCGATTTACTCAAGAAAGACGGAACACAAAACACCCTGATCGGTTTGTTGAATGCCGGAAAAGAGAACTGCTGCCTGGTTGAAGTGGCGAAACCTGTTGAACCTCCTGTAAGCAAAAACATAATTTCAGAACAGGTACTCCCGTTCAATGAACCTGAAGATGAATTTGATTACGAAGACTCTGCCGCTTCCGAAGAGGAAAGAATAAGAAGAGAAGAGGAACGCAGGAGAAGAGAAGAGGCAGAAAAAGAAAGGAAAAAAGCGGAGAAGGAAGAGAAAGAGCGGATAAAAAGAGAGAAAGCTGCAGCCAAAAAAGCGAAGCCAAGCAAGTTCAAATCCATTTTTGAGAAGCTTACAACCGACATGTTCAGCGACACAGACGAAGAGAGATAA
- a CDS encoding GatB/YqeY domain-containing protein: protein MDLFDKISEDIKEAMKAKDKVKLEALRNVKKYFIEAKTAPGANDTLTDEAATKIIQKLVKQGKDSAEIFIGQNRQDLAEAEMAQVRAMEIYLPKQMTPEELEAAIKAIIAETGATSAKDMGKVMGVATKKLAGLAEGRAISALVKELLA from the coding sequence ATGGATTTATTTGACAAAATCAGCGAAGATATCAAAGAGGCTATGAAGGCCAAAGATAAGGTAAAACTGGAAGCACTTAGAAACGTAAAGAAATATTTCATCGAAGCAAAGACTGCACCGGGTGCAAACGATACACTAACAGATGAAGCTGCGACGAAAATCATTCAAAAGTTAGTGAAACAAGGAAAAGATTCGGCTGAAATCTTCATCGGGCAGAATCGTCAGGATCTGGCCGAAGCCGAAATGGCTCAGGTAAGAGCTATGGAAATATATCTGCCTAAACAGATGACTCCAGAGGAACTGGAAGCTGCTATCAAGGCAATTATTGCAGAAACAGGCGCCACCAGTGCAAAAGATATGGGAAAAGTAATGGGAGTAGCTACTAAAAAGTTAGCAGGACTTGCCGAAGGTCGTGCTATCTCGGCTCTTGTAAAGGAGTTATTGGCATAA
- the ftsZ gene encoding cell division protein FtsZ, whose product MTDEIMPFEFPTDTPSIIKVIGVGGGGGNAVNHMYKEGIHDVTFVLCNTDNQALAESPVPVKLQLGRSITEGLGAGNKPERASAAAEESIEDIKNLLNDGTKMVFITAGMGGGTGTGAAPVIAKTAKEMDILTVGIVTIPFLFEGEKKIIQALDGVEQISKHVDALLVINNERLREIYSDLTFMNAFGKADDTLSIAAKSIAEIITMRGKVNLDFADVNTILKDGGVAIMSTGLGEGENRVSKAIEDALHSPLLNNNDIFNAKKVLLNVSFCQQSELMMEEMNEIHEFMSKFDKGVEVIWGVAVDNTLENKVKITVLATGFGITNIPGMDEMISKRTQEEEERLAQLEEKEEENRRRIRIAYGEDALKGGAKTYKKRRHIYIFNPEDLDNEEIISAIESSPTFQRDKVTLENIKAKATVIEKPVVPEMENGSTIISFN is encoded by the coding sequence ATGACAGACGAAATAATGCCTTTTGAATTTCCTACAGACACCCCCAGTATTATCAAGGTGATCGGTGTGGGTGGCGGCGGCGGAAACGCTGTTAATCACATGTACAAAGAGGGTATACATGATGTAACATTCGTTCTGTGCAACACAGATAACCAAGCTCTTGCGGAATCGCCGGTTCCTGTTAAACTGCAACTGGGACGTTCCATTACTGAAGGCCTGGGAGCCGGAAACAAACCGGAACGTGCATCGGCTGCAGCGGAAGAGAGTATCGAAGATATAAAGAATCTGCTGAACGATGGCACCAAGATGGTTTTCATCACAGCAGGTATGGGTGGAGGAACCGGAACAGGTGCCGCACCCGTTATTGCAAAAACTGCCAAGGAAATGGATATTCTTACGGTGGGTATCGTCACTATCCCGTTCCTGTTCGAAGGCGAAAAGAAGATTATTCAGGCACTCGACGGGGTTGAGCAGATCAGTAAGCATGTTGATGCTCTGCTGGTTATCAATAACGAACGACTTCGGGAAATCTATTCCGACCTGACGTTTATGAATGCTTTCGGCAAGGCGGATGATACTCTGTCTATTGCGGCAAAGAGCATTGCCGAAATTATTACCATGCGCGGAAAGGTAAATCTGGACTTCGCCGATGTGAACACCATCCTCAAAGACGGAGGTGTTGCCATCATGAGTACCGGTCTGGGTGAAGGAGAAAACCGTGTAAGCAAGGCAATAGAGGATGCTCTTCACTCACCGCTACTGAACAACAACGACATATTCAACGCTAAAAAGGTACTGCTCAATGTATCTTTCTGCCAACAATCAGAACTGATGATGGAGGAGATGAACGAAATTCACGAATTCATGAGCAAGTTCGATAAAGGGGTTGAAGTAATCTGGGGGGTTGCCGTGGATAATACACTCGAGAACAAGGTGAAAATTACCGTACTGGCTACCGGATTCGGCATAACCAATATCCCAGGAATGGACGAAATGATCAGCAAAAGAACCCAGGAAGAAGAAGAGCGTTTGGCACAGCTGGAAGAGAAAGAGGAAGAAAACCGCCGACGGATACGCATCGCTTATGGAGAAGACGCCCTTAAAGGCGGAGCAAAAACGTACAAAAAGCGTCGCCATATCTATATATTCAATCCGGAAGATTTAGACAACGAAGAGATTATCTCGGCCATAGAGAGTTCTCCCACATTCCAACGCGATAAGGTAACATTAGAAAATATCAAAGCCAAAGCAACTGTAATAGAGAAACCCGTTGTTCCCGAGATGGAAAACGGAAGTACAATCATAAGTTTTAATTAA